A segment of the Flavobacteriales bacterium genome:
AGGATGTTGGTGAGGAAGAAGACCGGGATCAGGATCCACCAATTGAAATCGAGCAACGTATCCGTATCCACGCCCTGGGTGCTGGCAGCCACGGGCAGCATCTTGTCCCCGTAAGCGGCCACCAGCCAGATGAAGAAACCGAAGTAGGCGATCGGGAAGAGCCACAGCAGGGTGGCGTTCATGCGGTTGTCGGCCTCAGAGATATCCTCCTCGCGCTTGCCGCGCAGCTTGGAGGTGAGCTCATACACGCGAGCCAGCTGGGCCACCGCGAGGATGCCCAGGACCACGACGATCAGGATCAGGAGCTTGGTCATTGTCCGCTATGCTTCAACCCGGCAGGCAGGCGTTGTGTTCACGAGGGATCAGATGCTGTGGTGCACGCTCTCTTCCAGGTAAGGATGGTTCACCGGTGTGAGCGGCGCCTTGGCCAAGGTGCCGAGCACCACCCGGATGAAGGCCCCGAGGAAGAGCACGAATAAGCCGGCATCGAGCAGCCCGAGGCCGTGGAAGTGATGGCCGTTGGCGCCGGGCATCACCATCAGGTTCACATCCATCCAGTGGCCGATGAAGATCACGGTGCCCACGCCGATGAGGAATCGCGGGTTACGCTTGGCATCGCGGCTCATGAGCATCACCATAGGCACGGCGAAGTTGATGAAGAAGATGGTCCAGAGCAGCCCGGGATGATGGTCGATGCGGTCCTGGAAATAGGTCACTTCCTCCGGGATGTTGGCGTACCAGATCAGCATGAACTGGGAGAAATAGAGGTATGTCCAGAGGAAGCTGATCGCGAACACCCACTTGCCCATGTCGTGGATGTGGCTGTTGTTCACCTGTGGGAGGTAGCCCTTGCGCTTCAGGTACAGCACCATGATCACGCCGGTGATCATGGCGCTCACCCACATGCCGCTGAACACGTACCAGCCGTAGAGCGTGCTGAACCAGTGCGCATCGATGCTCATGAGCCAGTCCCATGCTAGGGTGCTGCTGAACACGGCGAAGAACACCAGGAAGAGCGCGCCGCGGCGGTAGGTGAGCAGGTGCGTGCGCACGAGGCTCTCGCCGGTGAGCCCATCCATCTCAAGGCTTTTCTTGCGGAACCAGCGCGCCGCGATGATGAAGGTGGCCAGGTAGACCAGCGATCGCACCCAGAAGAAGGGCTTGCTCAGGAAGGCGCTCTTGCCATCCATGATCGCATCGTAGTTGGGGCCGCCCTTCACGTAAAGGCTGTCATCCATCCAGTGGTAGATGTGGTGCAGACCGAAGGTGCCGGCGAGCAGCACGATGACCATCACGGCCGCGCCCACGGGAATCCAGCCCATGATGGCCTCGTACACGCGCTTCACCAGCACGCTCCACGCGGTCTCGGTGGCGTTCTGGAGCGCATAGAAGAACAGGGCGCCCAAGCCGATGCCCAGGAAGAAGAAGCCGTTGACGAGCAGGGCGCTCCAGGTGCGCTGGTGGTGATCGCTATGGTCGCCGATCACGCCTGCGATGGTGGCGATCGCGCCCAGGCCGATCAACGCCATGCTCAGCGTGCTCGCCCGTTTGCTGATGGTGAAGTTCATCGCGTTTCCGTTCTGCTGGTTCACATCGCGGCCGGGGCTTCCGGCTCACGGGTCATATTGCCGCCGTTCTGGAGATACTGCACGTAGTGCGTCACGTGCCAGCGCTCCTCCTTGGTGAGCTGCGAGGCGTGCGAGCCCATGGCCACGTTCTTGCCCCAATGCAGGCTGTGGAAGATCTTGCCCTCGGGCAGATCCTTCAGAGGGCCGCTGTAGTCGCCCGGCGGCGGGTACTTTCCATTGTTCACCACGGGGCCATCGCCCTGGCCGGTGGTGCCGTGGCAATGCATGCAGAACTTCTCATAGATCGCCTTACCGTTATCCACGGTGGCTTGCGTCATCGTGATCGGGCTCCTCAACTGCGCGCCGGCCGCCTCGTAGCCATCAGGTGTGTTCGGGAAGGGGTAAGGGGCGTTCAGTGCGGCCTTGTCGGTATCCTCATGGAAGGCGATGGTGCCGGGGACAGGCTTGCGCGCGGTCACGCGATCGCGCTGGGTACGGGCCTTCTCCTCGGTGTGGTAGTAGGGATCCTGACCATAGTCCACGTAGGCCTCAACGGCCGGGCTGCGGTACATATCGGGCATGTACTCCACGCCGGGGCTGTTGGGGTCGCTCTTGCCGCACGCCGCCATCAGGACGATGGCGGAAAGCGCGGCGAGGGTCTTGGCGGTGCGCATGGTGCTCAGCATTGGCGCTCGTTGATCTCGGTCACCGGGCTCTGGCGCAGCAGCTCGGCGATGGCTTCGGAATTATGGCCGTGGTTGTCGGCGGTGCGCACTTCGATGATGAATTTATCATCGGTGCTGCGCGGGTCGGGGTTGCGCGCAGGCATGCCCGGCAGGGTCTTGTTCCGGATCAGGTAGGTGATGGCCATGCCATGCGCGGCGCAGAGCACCGTGAACTCGAAGGTGACCGGGATGAAGGCCGGCACGTTCTGGTAGTAGTGGAAGCTGGGCTTGCCGCCGATGTTCATCGGCCAGTCGAAGATGTTGAAGTACCAGATGCCCAGCACGGCCAGCGCGGTGCCGGCGATGCCGAACATGAAACTCACGATGCCCAGGCGCGTGCGCGTGACGCCGATGATCGGGTCAATGCCGTGGATCGGGAAGGGCGAGAAGACGTCCTTCACCTTCACGCCAGCGGACACGAGCTTGCGCGCGCCGTCCTTGAGCTGCTCGGGATCGTCGTAAACGGCGTAGATGACCTTGTTCGCCATGGCACTCAATGGTGGTGGTGTTTAGCGGCCTCTTGCTTGTAGCTCTCGCCGCTCACTTTCAGAATGGACTTCAGCTCGTTCAGCGCCACCACAGGGAAGTAGCGGGCGAAGAGCAGGTAGAGCGTGAAGAAGATGCCGATGGTTCCCAGGAACACGCCCACATCCACCCAAGTGGGATGGAACATGGTCCAGGCGCTGGGCAGGTAGTCGCGGTGCAAGCTGGTGACGATGATCACGAAGCGCTCGAACCACATGCCGATGTTCACGATGATGCTCATGAAGAAGGTGAAGCCCAGGTGCGTGCGCAGCTTCTTGAACCAGAAGAGCTGCGGGCTGATCACGTTGCAGGTCATCATGGCCCAATACGCCCAGAGGTAAGGGCCCGTGGCGCGGTTGATGAAGGCATACGCCTCGTACTCCACGCCGCTGTACCAGCTGATGAAGAGCTCGGTGATGTACGCAACGCCCACGATGGAGCCGGTGACGATGATCACGATGTTCATGTACTCGATGTGCTTTCTCGTGATGTATGCCTCCAGATGCATCACCTTGCGCATCACGAGCAGCAGCGTCTGTACCATGGCGAAACCGCTGAATACGGCACCGCTCACGAAATAGGGCGGGAAAATGGTGGTGTGCCAGCCGGGCACGATCGAGGTGGCGAAGTCGAAGCTCACCACGCTGTGCACCGAGAACACCAGTGGGGTGGCGATGCCGGCGAGCACCAGGCTCACCTCCTCGAAGCGGGTCCAGGCCTTGGCGTTGCCCGTCCAGCCGAAGCTGAGGATGCCATAGACCTTATTCATCATCGGCTTGGTCACCTTGTCGCGGATGGTGGCGAAGTCGGGGATGAGGCCGATGTACCAGAACACGAGCGAAACGCTGAAGTAGGTGCTGATCGCGAACACGTCCCAGAGCAGCGGGCTGTTGAAGTTCACCCAGAGGCTGCCGAACTGGTTGGGCAGCGGGAACACCCAATAGGCCATCCAGATCCGGCCCATGTGGATACCGGGGAAGGTGGCCGCCATGATCACGGCGAAGATGGTCATGGCCTCAGCGCTGCGGTTGATCGCCATGCGCCACTTCTGGCGGAAAAGGAGCAGCACCGCGCTGATGAGCGTGCCGGCATGGCCGATGCCCACCCACCACACGAAGTTGGTGATGTCCCAAGCCCAATCGACGGTCTTGTTCAGGCCCCATGTGCCGATGCCCTTGCTGATGAGGTAGAGGATGCAACCAGTGCCGTAGGCGGCGATCAGGCTGGCGATGGTCATGAGGATGTACCAGCCGCGGGGGGCCTTGTTCTCGATCGGCCGCACGATATCCTCGGTGATATCGTGGTAGGTCTTGTGACCCAGGATGAGCGGTTCTCTGATCGCTGCTTCTGCGTGCATGGTTCCGGGTCTTTTCCTTAGGCGTGGCTGGCTTCGTCGGTGTTGCGCACCTTCACCATGTAACTCACATTGGGTTTCACGCCGATCTCCTCCAGTGCATGGTAGGTGCGGTCCATTTCGGCCAGCTTGCGCGCCTTGCTGCCTTTATCATTCAGGTCGCCGAAAACGATGGCGCCGGTGCCGCAAGCCGCGCTGCAGGCGGTCTCGATGTCACCATCCTTCACCGGACGGCCTTCCTTCTTCGCCTTGAGCTTGCCGGCCTGGATGCTTTGCACGCATAGGCTGCACTTCTCGATCACGCCGCGCGCGCGCACGGTCACATCGGGGTTCAGTACCATACGGCCGAGGTCGTCCCAAGCCGGGTTGGTCTCGGCGAACTTGTCGGTGACGTAATTGAACCAGTTGAATCGCCGCACCTTGTAGGGGCAGTTGTTGGCGCAATAGCGTGTGCCGATGCAGCGGTTGTAGGCCATCTGGTTAAGGCCCTCGTTGCTGTGCGTGGTGGCGGCCACCGGGCACACGGTCTCGCACGGAGCGTGGTTGCAGTGCTGGCACATCACCGGCATGAAGAACACCGACGGGCTGGCCGAAGGCTCTTCCATCTTGGTGTACAAGCCGATCTTGCCTTCGCCGGCAGCGCGTCCTTCGGCCCACTTGGTGTCGCTGCTGTAGTAGCGGTCGATGCGCAGCCAGTGCATTTCGCGGCTGCGGCGCACCTCGTCCTTGCCCACCACCGGGATGTTGTTCTCGCTGTTGCACGCCGTGACACAAGCGCCGCAGCCGATGCAGGTGTTCAGGTCGATGCTCAAGCCCCAGCGGTGGCCCACGCCCTCCACCGGATGCTCGGCCCACAGGTCGAACTTGGCCACCGGCTTGCGGTCGCGGGCGTCGATGACGCCATCCTCATTCGCATCATCATGCACAGGCAGGGTGTGCGGCTTGTTATAGGCGTTCCTGTCGCCCGCCTTGTACACCGAGAAGGAGGTCTCCTTCACGATGCTGTGCCGGTCCATGTGCGTAAGGTGCGTCTGCGTGATGGCCATCGGGTAGGTCTCGCCCGTGGCGCTCACGCTCACATTCATGGCATCGTAGCTCACCGCGCCATTCCTCAGGCTGGTGAAGGGATAGGCATTCTGGCCCACAGGCCTGCGCTCGCCGTTGTGGTCGGTGACCACGGCGGCCTTGCCCACTTTCTCGCCATTGGCGCCACGGCCATAGCCGAGGGCGATCGCGATGGTGCCTTCGCGCTGGCCGGGGCTTGGCACCACGGGCAGCTTCAATTCCACTTCGCCCACCTTCACGCTCACTACGCCGGCCGGGCTTTGCTCACCCAGGTAGTCGGGCAGGCCGAGCTTGCGTGCATCGGCGAAGCTCATGCACACGTAGTTGTCCCACGTGATCTTGGTGAGCGGATCGGGCATCTCCTGCAGCCAAGGGTTGCTGGCGTGCTGGCCATCGCCGATGGCTTCGGTGGTGTACATGCTCAATTCCCACTCACCAGCGCCCTTGGCGGCTTGCTTGGCGGCCGCGCCTGCGGCGGCCACATCGCCCGCGAAAGCCACGCCGGAGGCGGGCATCGGTTGCGAAGTGAGCACACCGTCGTGCAGGCTCTGGTTCCAGACGGTCATGAAATCGCCGCCACCATGGGCCGCGAGGTTCTGCTCCCAGGTCTGCTTAATGAAGTCGAGCCATTTGGCATCGCTTCCGCTCCACTTGAGCAAACTGCCCTGCCAGGCGCGCGTGTCGAACAGGCGGCTGATGACCGGCTGTTGCAAGGCGTATTGGCCGGTCTTGGGCATGTGGTCGCCCCAGCTCTCTAGGAAGTGATTGTCGGGGCAAATCCAATGGCAGAGGCTCGCGGTCTCATCAGCATAGCGCGCGCAGCTCACGGTGAGGCCCACCTTCTCCAATCCGCTCTTGAACTCCGCAGCGTTGGGCAGGCTGTAGGCTGGATTCACGCCGGCCATGATCAGCGCACCGATGCTGCCCGCGTTCATGTCCTTCACCAGCTGTGCCACTGCGGCATCGTCGCCTTGGAAGAACCAGGTGTGGTTGTCCAGGTCGATGGTGCTGCCGTAGTTGCCGAGCATGATGTTGATGCTGTTCACCAGCACCTGCGTGCCTTCATCGTTGCTACCGCAGACCACGAGCCCCTTGCCGCGTGCGTTCCAGAGCGCATCGGCTGCATGGTTCAATTCAGCGTTGTCCAAGCCGCCGCCCACCGTGGCGCCGCCGCTCTTGCGGGCAATGGCATCGTGCAGGGCGATCACCGCCAGCGGGAGCTCACTCGGCTTCAAGGCTACACGGGCATCGGCATTGGCCCCGCTGATGCTCATGCGGGACTCTACCTGCCAATGCTTGTTCATCGCGCCATCCGGATTGCGGCGGGTGGCGTATTGCCAGGCGTACTCGGTGGTGCTGCCCCAGCAGCTGAGGAAGTCAGCGCCCACGCTCACCAACACATCGGCCTTGGTGAAATCGTAGCCTGGGAACACGCGCTTATCGAAGCTCTTCAGGTTAGCGTTGGTAAGGCCGCTGTAGCTGATGGTATCATGCTGCACATGCTCCACCGTGGCGTGCATGGCTTGCAAGCCGGCAACGGCCGCGCGGGTGCTGGGGCTGATGATGGTGGGCGTTAGCACCACGATGCGCTTGCCAGCGGCCGAGGCATCGGCCAGGCCCTTGCTGATGGCGCCATCAGCTTCGGCCCACTTCACTCCTACGTGCTTGCCTTCGTTCCGCTTGCGTGGGCCTCTGAGCCGCTCGCCATCATAGAGCGAGAGCACGGAACTGTTGATGCGCGCATTCACCACGCCCTTATCGAGCGCAGGGTTGCGGTTGATGCCGAAGCGCGGATTGCCCTTGATGTGGATCGGGCGCCCTTCGCGGGTCTTTACCAGAATGCTGGCGAAATCCTGACCATCGTAGAAGGTGCTCGCGTACCAGTTCGCAACGCCGGGGGTGATCTCCTCGGGCTTGCTCACGTAGGGGATGCTCTTCACCACCGGGGTCTCGCAAGCGGCCAGCGTGGCGGCGCCCACAGAGAACCCCAGGAACTTGAGGAAGTCGCGGCGGTTGGTGTTGGCCCCGCTGAGATTCCTGTCGCCCAGCACTTGGTCAATGGCCAATGGCTGTGCGAATTCGCCCTCGCGGGCCTTGATCGCCTCAGGGTCCTGACGCAGGTCGGCCGCGTCCATCCAGTACTGCTTCGTGCTCGACATCGTGCGCGCGGTTCTTAGTAGTGGCACTTGGCGCATTCCCAGCCGCCAAGCTCCTTCACGGTGATCTTGCCGTCCTCCAGGTACTTCTTCAACTCCTCGTGGCCCAGCTTGGCGTCGTTGTTCAAGCGCGCCATCACTTCGTCGTAGTAGCCGTTGCCGGCCATCTTCACCTCGGTCTTGTTGTGGCAGTCGATGCACCAGCCCATGGTGAGCGGGCTCCACTGCTCAGCTACGTCCATCTGCTCATCGATCGGGCCATGGCAGGTCTGGCATTCGATCTTGCCTACGGCCACGTGCTGGGCGTGATTGAAGTAGGCGTGGTCGGGCAGGTTATGCACCTTCACCCAGCGCACCGGCTCTTCCTTGCCGGTGTAGGCGCCCTTCTCGGGGTCCCAGCCTGCATGCTTGTAGATCTTCTGGATCTCCTTGGTGCCCGCTTCGGTCCGACCGGCATTCACCGCTTTGTGGCAATTCATGCACACGTTCAGGCTGGGGATGCCAGCGTGCTTGCTCTTCTCCGCGCTGCTGTGGCAGTATTGACAGTTGATCGCCAGGTTGCCCTTATCAGCCTTGCCGGCGTGCAGCGTATGATTGAAGAGGATGGGCTGCTCCGGCTTGTAGTGCGGCACCTCATCGCCGCCATATACGCCAACCACCCAAGCGGCATCCCAGAGCACGAGCACGAGCCAAACCGTTGCGAATAGGCCCACGATGCTCATGAAGACCTTGTGCTCCCATGCCCAGGCCTTGAAGCGCTGCCAGCCAGTGGCATCGGCCAGCGGGCCATTGCCCTCAGCTTCGTTCACGGCGCTCTGCAAGCTGCGCTTCACACCGCTCAACGAGAGCACGATCACCGCGAAGAGCAGAGCCACCACCAAGAGCCAGAGCCAGTTGTTGGAGCCCTGGTCCGTGGCCGCCGCATCCGTGGCGATAACTA
Coding sequences within it:
- a CDS encoding cytochrome c; this translates as MRTAKTLAALSAIVLMAACGKSDPNSPGVEYMPDMYRSPAVEAYVDYGQDPYYHTEEKARTQRDRVTARKPVPGTIAFHEDTDKAALNAPYPFPNTPDGYEAAGAQLRSPITMTQATVDNGKAIYEKFCMHCHGTTGQGDGPVVNNGKYPPPGDYSGPLKDLPEGKIFHSLHWGKNVAMGSHASQLTKEERWHVTHYVQYLQNGGNMTREPEAPAAM
- a CDS encoding TAT-variant-translocated molybdopterin oxidoreductase, with protein sequence MSSTKQYWMDAADLRQDPEAIKAREGEFAQPLAIDQVLGDRNLSGANTNRRDFLKFLGFSVGAATLAACETPVVKSIPYVSKPEEITPGVANWYASTFYDGQDFASILVKTREGRPIHIKGNPRFGINRNPALDKGVVNARINSSVLSLYDGERLRGPRKRNEGKHVGVKWAEADGAISKGLADASAAGKRIVVLTPTIISPSTRAAVAGLQAMHATVEHVQHDTISYSGLTNANLKSFDKRVFPGYDFTKADVLVSVGADFLSCWGSTTEYAWQYATRRNPDGAMNKHWQVESRMSISGANADARVALKPSELPLAVIALHDAIARKSGGATVGGGLDNAELNHAADALWNARGKGLVVCGSNDEGTQVLVNSINIMLGNYGSTIDLDNHTWFFQGDDAAVAQLVKDMNAGSIGALIMAGVNPAYSLPNAAEFKSGLEKVGLTVSCARYADETASLCHWICPDNHFLESWGDHMPKTGQYALQQPVISRLFDTRAWQGSLLKWSGSDAKWLDFIKQTWEQNLAAHGGGDFMTVWNQSLHDGVLTSQPMPASGVAFAGDVAAAGAAAKQAAKGAGEWELSMYTTEAIGDGQHASNPWLQEMPDPLTKITWDNYVCMSFADARKLGLPDYLGEQSPAGVVSVKVGEVELKLPVVPSPGQREGTIAIALGYGRGANGEKVGKAAVVTDHNGERRPVGQNAYPFTSLRNGAVSYDAMNVSVSATGETYPMAITQTHLTHMDRHSIVKETSFSVYKAGDRNAYNKPHTLPVHDDANEDGVIDARDRKPVAKFDLWAEHPVEGVGHRWGLSIDLNTCIGCGACVTACNSENNIPVVGKDEVRRSREMHWLRIDRYYSSDTKWAEGRAAGEGKIGLYTKMEEPSASPSVFFMPVMCQHCNHAPCETVCPVAATTHSNEGLNQMAYNRCIGTRYCANNCPYKVRRFNWFNYVTDKFAETNPAWDDLGRMVLNPDVTVRARGVIEKCSLCVQSIQAGKLKAKKEGRPVKDGDIETACSAACGTGAIVFGDLNDKGSKARKLAEMDRTYHALEEIGVKPNVSYMVKVRNTDEASHA
- a CDS encoding c-type cytochrome, whose protein sequence is MPLPACLSRRSKGSIRSALAFFLAFSFTAANAQPADAAQYAAGEKLFKGNCASCHKVDTKMTGPALKGAKAKWEGKGDLYAWVKNSQAYLKTGNEMAVAIWEEYKPVVMTPVSLTNEEIDAVFYYVENYAPPKKDVVIATDAAATDQGSNNWLWLLVVALLFAVIVLSLSGVKRSLQSAVNEAEGNGPLADATGWQRFKAWAWEHKVFMSIVGLFATVWLVLVLWDAAWVVGVYGGDEVPHYKPEQPILFNHTLHAGKADKGNLAINCQYCHSSAEKSKHAGIPSLNVCMNCHKAVNAGRTEAGTKEIQKIYKHAGWDPEKGAYTGKEEPVRWVKVHNLPDHAYFNHAQHVAVGKIECQTCHGPIDEQMDVAEQWSPLTMGWCIDCHNKTEVKMAGNGYYDEVMARLNNDAKLGHEELKKYLEDGKITVKELGGWECAKCHY
- a CDS encoding DUF3341 domain-containing protein — its product is MANKVIYAVYDDPEQLKDGARKLVSAGVKVKDVFSPFPIHGIDPIIGVTRTRLGIVSFMFGIAGTALAVLGIWYFNIFDWPMNIGGKPSFHYYQNVPAFIPVTFEFTVLCAAHGMAITYLIRNKTLPGMPARNPDPRSTDDKFIIEVRTADNHGHNSEAIAELLRQSPVTEINERQC
- a CDS encoding quinol:cytochrome C oxidoreductase; this translates as MGLGAIATIAGVIGDHSDHHQRTWSALLVNGFFFLGIGLGALFFYALQNATETAWSVLVKRVYEAIMGWIPVGAAVMVIVLLAGTFGLHHIYHWMDDSLYVKGGPNYDAIMDGKSAFLSKPFFWVRSLVYLATFIIAARWFRKKSLEMDGLTGESLVRTHLLTYRRGALFLVFFAVFSSTLAWDWLMSIDAHWFSTLYGWYVFSGMWVSAMITGVIMVLYLKRKGYLPQVNNSHIHDMGKWVFAISFLWTYLYFSQFMLIWYANIPEEVTYFQDRIDHHPGLLWTIFFINFAVPMVMLMSRDAKRNPRFLIGVGTVIFIGHWMDVNLMVMPGANGHHFHGLGLLDAGLFVLFLGAFIRVVLGTLAKAPLTPVNHPYLEESVHHSI
- the nrfD gene encoding polysulfide reductase NrfD; this encodes MHAEAAIREPLILGHKTYHDITEDIVRPIENKAPRGWYILMTIASLIAAYGTGCILYLISKGIGTWGLNKTVDWAWDITNFVWWVGIGHAGTLISAVLLLFRQKWRMAINRSAEAMTIFAVIMAATFPGIHMGRIWMAYWVFPLPNQFGSLWVNFNSPLLWDVFAISTYFSVSLVFWYIGLIPDFATIRDKVTKPMMNKVYGILSFGWTGNAKAWTRFEEVSLVLAGIATPLVFSVHSVVSFDFATSIVPGWHTTIFPPYFVSGAVFSGFAMVQTLLLVMRKVMHLEAYITRKHIEYMNIVIIVTGSIVGVAYITELFISWYSGVEYEAYAFINRATGPYLWAYWAMMTCNVISPQLFWFKKLRTHLGFTFFMSIIVNIGMWFERFVIIVTSLHRDYLPSAWTMFHPTWVDVGVFLGTIGIFFTLYLLFARYFPVVALNELKSILKVSGESYKQEAAKHHHH